One genomic region from Fictibacillus marinisediminis encodes:
- the frr gene encoding ribosome recycling factor, protein MAKEILTNAEDRMKKGISSFQRELSTIRAGRANPALLDRIHVDYYGAQTPINQLAGISVPEARLLVIQPYDKSALNDVEKAIQKSDLGLTTSNDGQVIRIAIPPLTEERRKELVKLVKKYGEEAKVALRNVRRDANDDLKKSEKDGEITEDELRRYSEDVQKLTDKYISEVDSVAVNKEKEIMEV, encoded by the coding sequence ATGGCAAAGGAAATTTTGACAAACGCAGAAGACCGAATGAAAAAAGGCATTTCATCTTTTCAGCGTGAACTTTCAACTATACGTGCCGGCCGAGCTAACCCTGCGCTTTTGGATCGTATTCATGTCGATTATTACGGAGCACAGACTCCGATTAACCAGTTAGCGGGAATATCTGTGCCGGAGGCCCGTCTATTGGTCATTCAGCCTTATGACAAATCCGCCTTGAATGATGTTGAAAAAGCGATTCAAAAATCTGATCTTGGGCTGACGACTTCTAATGATGGCCAAGTGATCAGGATTGCGATTCCTCCTCTGACAGAAGAAAGACGCAAAGAACTCGTTAAGCTCGTTAAAAAATACGGTGAAGAAGCAAAAGTAGCTCTTCGAAACGTTCGCCGTGATGCCAACGATGATTTGAAAAAATCAGAAAAAGACGGTGAGATCACAGAAGACGAACTGCGCCGCTACAGTGAGGACGTACAGAAGCTTACAGACAAATACATTAGCGAAGTAGATTCTGTCGCTGTAAATAAAGAGAAAGAAATCATGGAAGTATAA
- a CDS encoding isoprenyl transferase gives MLDRITFWKKDEKSVMDIKDDLIPAHVAIIMDGNGRWAKRRGLPRVAGHHEGMKVVKKVVKHASDLGVKVLTLYAFSTENWKRPRDEVDFLMKLPGEFLNSFLPELIEQNVRVTIMGHKEVLPIHTIQAVDEAIEKTKNNTGLVLNFALNYGSRNEITTALTQIIQDIGKGAVKQEDVSEELISQYLMSASLPDPDLLIRTSGEVRLSNFMLWQLAYSEFWFTDINWPDFTEEHLKKAIYDYQNRGRRYGGV, from the coding sequence ATGCTTGACAGAATTACATTCTGGAAAAAAGACGAAAAATCTGTGATGGATATAAAAGATGATTTAATACCCGCTCATGTCGCTATTATTATGGACGGCAACGGACGCTGGGCAAAACGGCGCGGTCTCCCAAGGGTTGCCGGACATCATGAAGGAATGAAGGTTGTTAAAAAAGTGGTCAAGCACGCCAGTGATCTAGGCGTAAAAGTTCTTACACTTTATGCTTTTTCAACAGAGAACTGGAAGCGTCCGCGGGATGAAGTGGATTTTCTTATGAAGCTGCCCGGTGAATTCTTGAATAGCTTCTTGCCTGAACTGATTGAACAGAATGTGCGCGTTACGATCATGGGGCATAAAGAAGTATTGCCGATACATACCATTCAGGCTGTAGATGAGGCGATTGAAAAAACAAAGAACAACACGGGACTCGTTTTGAATTTTGCCTTGAATTACGGAAGCAGAAACGAAATTACAACCGCTCTTACTCAAATTATCCAAGACATCGGCAAAGGTGCAGTGAAGCAGGAGGACGTCAGCGAAGAACTGATCAGCCAGTATTTGATGAGTGCAAGCCTGCCTGATCCTGATTTGCTCATCAGAACAAGCGGTGAAGTCCGTCTCAGCAATTTTATGCTGTGGCAGCTGGCTTACAGTGAATTTTGGTTTACCGACATCAATTGGCCCGATTTTACTGAGGAACATTTAAAAAAAGCCATTTACGACTATCAAAATCGCGGTCGGCGTTATGGCGGTGTATAA
- a CDS encoding phosphatidate cytidylyltransferase — protein MKERIITGIIAALLFIGVTVYGKLPFTLVIIALAVIGLQELLRMKKITILSVQGLIGLLLTLATVIPENWKETYLGYFSGAEPIVLALLLILVVTVITKNRFTFDDAGFVILSSLYVGYGFHYILETRLMDQGLPILFFILFMIWGADSGAYFTGKSVGKTKLWPVISPNKTVEGAVGGIITSIAVGLLCYALNFIPFTLSVVILMAVIAGIFGQIGDLAQSAFKRHYGVKDSGNLLPGHGGILDRTDSWLFVLPLLHILHLLA, from the coding sequence ATGAAGGAACGTATCATCACGGGTATTATTGCCGCTCTTCTTTTTATAGGAGTTACCGTTTACGGCAAATTGCCCTTTACTCTCGTTATCATCGCTTTGGCAGTGATTGGTTTACAAGAATTGCTTAGAATGAAAAAGATAACGATTCTGTCTGTTCAGGGGCTTATCGGACTGCTGCTGACTCTGGCGACCGTTATTCCTGAAAATTGGAAAGAAACGTATCTTGGCTATTTCTCAGGTGCTGAACCGATTGTTCTTGCTTTGCTGCTGATCCTGGTGGTAACGGTTATAACGAAGAACAGATTTACATTTGATGATGCTGGATTCGTCATTCTCTCTTCTTTGTATGTTGGATATGGATTTCACTATATTCTTGAAACGAGGCTGATGGACCAAGGCCTGCCGATCTTATTCTTCATCCTATTCATGATCTGGGGTGCAGATTCGGGCGCTTATTTTACAGGGAAATCGGTAGGGAAAACAAAACTATGGCCTGTAATCAGCCCGAATAAGACCGTGGAAGGGGCTGTAGGCGGAATTATCACCAGCATTGCTGTAGGTTTGCTGTGCTATGCGCTTAACTTTATTCCTTTTACGCTCTCAGTAGTCATTTTAATGGCGGTTATCGCGGGTATTTTTGGACAAATCGGGGATCTCGCGCAGTCTGCCTTTAAACGGCATTACGGGGTGAAGGACTCTGGCAATCTGCTGCCGGGGCATGGCGGGATTTTAGACCGTACGGACAGCTGGCTGTTCGTTCTTCCTCTCCTGCATATTCTGCACTTGCTTGCTTAA